The following proteins are co-located in the Pelecanus crispus isolate bPelCri1 chromosome 5, bPelCri1.pri, whole genome shotgun sequence genome:
- the LOC104028994 gene encoding P-selectin, with translation MGTAAGLQSAGRTWTLGSHGICYLGIAAIAWGIVTWVEVGAWTYHYGDQEDYTWEQARNYCQTFFTDLVAIQNKREIAYLNESLPFHKRYYWIGIRKLGGIWTWVGTRKALTKEAENWAAGEPNNRRSNQDCVEIYIKRDQESGKWNDEPCNRKKKALCYLASCQPFSCSQRGECVETIGSYHCECYPGFHGPECEHVVQCTELEPKEARMNCSHPFGEFSYNSTCVFTCQEGFERQGAGTLRCLPSQKWSAETPTCTAIICPVLSAPDWGELNCSHVNGDFAFGSTCAFSCQTGFALMGSESRECTATGTWSGDAPRCEAITCPVLSAPDWGELNCSHLHSDFAFSSTCAFSCQMGFVLRGPESRECTTMGTWTGDSPRCEAIACPVLSAPDWGELNCSHVHGEFAFGSTCAFSCQMGFALMGPESRECTATGTWTGNSPRCEAITCPVLSAPDRGELNCSHVHGEFAFGSTCAFSCQMGFALMGPESRECTATGTWTGDSPRCEAITCPVLKAPDQGKLNCSHIHGDFAFGSICDFLCQTGHTLMGPERRECTVTGTWTGDTPQCKAIACPVLSAPDWGELNCSHVNGDFAFGSMCAFSCQKGFALMGSESRECTATGTWSGDAPRCEAIACPVLSAPDWGELNCSHLHSDFAFGSTCAFSCQTGFALIGSESRKCMATGTWTGDSPRCEAIKCSALPPPRMGQAACSHVHGDFAFGSTCAFSCHTGFALLGPESRECTATGTWTGDTPQCKAISCPVLDPPSKGQLSCSHVHGNFTYNSTCTFSCKEGFVRMGAEVLQCTATGNWTRHPPVCAEDGAPFLKQVLGYTSGTALVLAGIVLSGTLIAFLAKRLSNREEKKKLLNPTSDLGSPGIFTNAAYDANL, from the exons ATG GGCACTGCTGCGGGACTGCAGTCTGCTGGGAGGACGTGGACTCTGGGCTCTCATGGCATCTGCTACCTGGGCATCGCTGCCATCGCATGGG GCATAGTGACATGGGTGGAGGTGGGTGCCTGGACGTACCACTACGGTGACCAGGAGGACTACACGTGGGAGCAGGCCAGGAACTACTGCCAGACTTTCTTCACCGACCTGGTGGCGATCCAGAACAAGAGGGAGATCGCATACCTCAACGAGAGCCTGCCCTTCCACAAGCGCTACTACTGGATTGGCATCCGCAAGCTGGGTGGCATCTGGACCTGGGTGGGCACCAGGAAGGCTCTGACAAAGGAGGCAGAGAActgggcagctggggagcccAACAACCGTCGCTCCAACCAGGACTGCGTGGAGATCTACATCAAGCGGGATCAGGAGTCGGGCAAGTGGAACGATGAGCCCTGCAACCGGAAGAAAAAGGCGCTGTGCTACCTGG cctcctgccagcccttctCGTGCAGCCAGCGTGGTGAGTGTGTGGAGACCATCGGGAGCTACCACTGCGAGTGCTACCCCGGCTTCCACGGCCCTGAGTGCGAGCACG TTGTGCAGTGCACTGAGCTCGAGCCCAAGGAAGCGCGCATGAACTGCAGCCATCCCTTCGGAGAGTTCAGCTACAACTCCACCTGCGTGTTCACGTGCCAGGAGGGGTTTGAGCGGCAAGGGGCAGGCACGCTGCGGTGCCTGCCTTCCCAGAAGTGGTCAGCAGAGACCCCCACGTGCACAG CTATCATCTGCCCAGTGCTCAGCGCTCCAGACTGGGGAGAGCTAAACTGCTCCCACGTCAACGGGGACTTCGCCTTTGGGTCCACGTGTGCCTTCTCCTGCCAGACGGGGTTTGCACTGATGGGGTCAGAGAGTCGCGAGTGCACGGCCACAGGGACTTGGAGTGGGGATGCTCCACGCTGTGAAG CCATCACCTGCCCGGTGCTCAGCGCGCCAGACTGGGGAGAGCTGAACTGCTCCCACCTCCACAGCGACTTTGCCTTCAGCTCCACGTGTGCATTCTCCTGCCAGATGGGGTTTGTGCTGAGAGGGCCAGAGAGCCGTGAGTGCACAACCATGGGGACCTGGACTGGGGACTCCCCACGCTGTGAAG CCATCGCCTGCCCGGTGCTCAGCGCGCCAGACTGGGGAGAGCTGAACTGCTCCCACGTCCATGGGGAGTTTGCCTTTGGGTCCACGTGTGCCTTCTCCTGCCAGATGGGGTTTGCGCTGATGGGGCCAGAGAGCCGCGAGTGCACAGCCACGGGGACCTGGACTGGGAACTCCCCACGCTGTGAAG CCATCACCTGCCCGGTGCTCAGCGCGCCAGACCGGGGAGAGCTGAACTGCTCCCACGTCCATGGGGAGTTTGCCTTTGGGTCCACGTGTGCCTTCTCCTGCCAGATGGGGTTTGCGCTGATGGGGCCAGAGAGCCGCGAGTGCACAGCCACAGGGACCTGGACTGGGGACTCCCCACGCTGTGAAG CCATCACCTGCCCGGTGCTCAAGGCTCCAGACCAAGGAAAGCTGAACTGCTCCCACATCCATGGGGACTTTGCCTTTGGTTCCATATGTGACTTCTTGTGCCAGACGGGGCACACACTGATGGGGCCAGAGCGCCGCGAATGCACAGTCACAGGGACCTGGACTGGGGACACCCCACAATGCAAAG CTATCGCCTGCCCAGTGCTCAGCGCTCCAGACTGGGGAGAGCTAAACTGCTCCCACGTCAACGGGGACTTCGCCTTTGGGTCCATGTGTGCCTTCTCCTGCCAGAAGGGGTTTGCACTGATGGGGTCAGAGAGCCGCGAGTGCACGGCCACAGGGACTTGGAGTGGGGATGCCCCACGCTGTGAAG CTATCGCCTGCCCGGTGCTCAGCGCTCCAGACTGGGGAGAGCTGAACTGCTCCCACCTCCACAGCGACTTTGCCTTTGGCTCCACATGTGCATTTTCCTGCCAGACAGGATTTGCACTGATAGGGTCAGAGAGCCGCAAGTGCATGGCCACAGGGACCTGGACTGGGGACTCCCCACGCTGTGAAG CCATCAAATGCTCagcactgcccccccccaggatgggccaggctgcctgctcccacGTCCATGGGGACTTTGCCTTCGGCTCCACGTGTGCCTTCTCCTGCCACACAGGGTTTGCACTGCTGGGGCCAGAGAGCCGTGAGTGCACGGCCACTGGGACCTGGACTGGGGACACACCACAATGCAAAG CCATCAGCTGCCCGGTGCTGGACCCCCCCAGCAAAGGCCAGCTGAGTTGCTCTCACGTGCATGGGAACTTCACATACAACTCCACATGCACCTTTTCCTGCAAGGAAGGGTTTGTTCGGATGggagcagaggtgctccagtgTACGGCCACGGGGAACTGGACCAGGCATCCCCCTGTCTGTGCAG AGGACGGTGCCCCCTTCTTAAAGCAAGTCCTGGGTTACACCAGCGGCACAGCTCTGGTACTAGCTGGCATCGTGCTCTCAGGGACGCTCATTGCCTTCCTTGCCAAGCGGCTCAGCAACAGAG aggaaaagaagaagctCCTGAATCCCACCAG TGACCTAGGATCACCGGGCATCTTCACCAACGCAGCGTACGACGCCAACCTGTAA